A genomic stretch from Aedes albopictus strain Foshan chromosome 2, AalbF5, whole genome shotgun sequence includes:
- the LOC109402346 gene encoding CUB and peptidase domain-containing protein 1, which translates to MAALARIVVICGVFAPLFSVKGQSNKYFTDTQPWDYYYRKTLDDCPGRFYPDPYKYVFLHVFEGKPAFKGEFKHMVAIGWTTANGNIQYLCGGALISSKFILTAAHCSVNREGYEPDTVRLGDINLAEAVDDATAQQIGIRSFRKHPEYRPSRKYFDIALIELETEAIINSATCFACIWLGKDVPQAEMQVIGFGATGYGENLSPTLQKVTLSAVDKESCSERVPVSKRQQPNGFVDGQFCAGSDHADTCEGDSGGPIQIERIDIDGSVIPLIVGVVSYGTPCSKGSLGVYTRVASYQEWIEQELQHPIDYVACTRTSTCLGRKTVDTNIHRPLYPGPIFRVGLLWDSTNFNAFECGATIIDYRFAVTSASCVQLKPIKPRSIIVETTGETVDIDEIILHPRYRADKPVHDIALLKLSKFIDPNTDVLPACLSKKDLEELNIWHQSVSAFGTRYANKESFKKDDFERYTIEMYEYEKDIQCVNPEFSSNSFYCFNNSVDFIPTVCNMDYGGPVSGRESSKNVPYLLGVVSKLSESCGEDVIVVKVKEYIDWIESVVLDHTSERLIFQ; encoded by the exons ATGGCTGCGTTGGCGAGGATCGTCGTAATCTGTGGCGTTTTTGCGCCGTTGTTTTCGGTGAAAGGTCAATCAAATAAAtacttcactgatacacaaccatGGGATTACTATTACAGGAAAACGTTGGATG ATTGCCCAGGAAGATTTTATCCAGATCCTTACAAGTAtgtatttctccatgtattcgaAGGAAAACCAGCATTTAAAGGAGAGTTCAAGCATATG GTAGCCATTGGATGGACTACTGCAAACGGAAACATTCAATATTTGTGTGGCGGGGCATTGATATCATCAAAGTTTATTCTGACAGCTGCCCATTGCTCTGTAAATAGGGAAGG TTACGAACCAGATACTGTTCGTTTAGGTGACATTAACTTAGCTGAAGCAGTGGACGATGCAACGGCACAACAGATTGGCATTCGAAGTTTCAGAAAACATCCAGAGTACCGACCGAGCAGGAAATATTTTGATATTGCACTCATCGAACTAGAAACAGAAGCAATTATCAATTCTGCCACTTGCTTTGCATGTATTTGGTTGGGTAAAGATGTACCTCAGGCAGAAATGCAGGTTATCGGATTTGGCGCGACAGGTTATGGCGAAAATCTTAGTCCAACGCTACAGAAAGTCACATTATCAGCGGTCGATAAAGAAAGTTGTTCTGAGCGAGTTCCAGTCAGTAAGCGTCAACAGCCAAATGGTTTCGTCGATGGCCAGTTTTGCGCTGGAAGTGATCATGCGGATACTTGTGAG GGTGACTCAGGTGGTCCAATTCAGATTGAACGAATAGATATTGATGGATCTGTTATACCTCTTATTGTTGGAGTAGTGTCATATGGTACGCCCTGTTCCAAAGGATCACTTGGCGTATACACTAGGGTAGCGTCCTATCAAGAGTGGATTGAACAAGAACTGCAACACCCAATTGACTACGTAG CATGCACAAGAACATCAACCTGTCTTGGTAGGAAAACTGTCGACACAAATATACATAGACCTTTATATCCTGGACCCATTTTCCGTGTCGGACTGTTATGGGACTCTACCAATTTTAATGCTTTCGAGTGTGGAGCTACAATAATAGATTATAGATTTGCTGTGACATCAGCATCCtgcgtgcagttgaaacccaTTAAACCACGCAGTATCATAGTAGAAACTACCGGTGAAACTGTAGACATTGATGAGATCATTTTACACCCGCGATATAGGGCTGATAAGCCGGTGCATGACATCGCATTACTAAAACTGTCAAAATTTATCGATCCCAACACGGATGTTCTGCCAGCATGTCTTTCGAAAAAAGATCTCGAAGAATTAAATATCTGGCATCAAAGTGTCTCTGCATTCGGAACTCGATACGCAAACAAAGAATCATTTAAAAAAGATGACTTTGAACGCTACACTATCGAAATGTATGAGTATGAAAAAGATATCCAATGTGTAAATCCCGAATTTTCATCAAACAGTTTTTACTGCTTCAATAATTCTGTCGATTTCATACCTACTGTGTGTAAC ATGGACTACGGAGGCCCTGTTTCAGGAAGAGAATCCTCAAAAAATGTGCCATATCTCTTAGGAGTAGTGTCCAAGTTAAGTGAAAGTTGCGGAGAAGATGTGATTGTAGTAAAAGTAAAGGAATACATCGATTGGATTGAAAGTGTTGTCCTAGACCATACCAGTGAGCGATTGATTTTTCAATGA